The Candidatus Gracilibacteria bacterium genome window below encodes:
- a CDS encoding AI-2E family transporter, with protein sequence MKETLFSTETRQFALRVCIILGITLIAWLLYTLQSILFLFGGAVFVALLLSPFVSYFGRWHIHKWKVPDALAICLAFGSLLICISLFVLALIPLFVDLGNNAKQTLSRGVSAVELQAQNNFPFLDTLPFHAGKIIRNEFDTKMIADMIVSKEKTTLITTNLSDNIGFIQSFTQKGFGQVSDIGISFASGITSTLVFVILFSLVTFLTLLERKRLLKWFFRTLPQNLGKYFKHRQEAIGDALHSWLKGQTKLVGLMFTLNFVGLWIISLFGVPVENIFALALIAGMMEFVPYVGPLFAWVTAFLMVLVSPTAGIGSLVAISGLYIFFQWVEGNIMVPMVMSRTLNLSPLYILLMTLVGATLGGMIGVLISVPLASILHIFYVDWMHYRKNLSEE encoded by the coding sequence ATGAAAGAAACTCTTTTTTCAACAGAGACACGACAATTTGCGCTCAGAGTATGTATCATACTCGGAATTACGCTCATTGCATGGCTCCTCTACACACTCCAATCCATCCTCTTTCTTTTTGGAGGAGCCGTGTTTGTGGCACTTCTCCTCTCACCATTTGTGAGCTATTTTGGGAGATGGCATATCCATAAATGGAAGGTTCCTGATGCGCTGGCCATCTGTCTCGCTTTTTGATCACTTCTCATATGTATTTCTCTCTTTGTTCTCGCTCTCATACCCCTCTTTGTAGATCTCGGGAATAATGCAAAACAGACGCTCAGTCGAGGTGTTTCAGCTGTAGAATTGCAAGCACAGAATAATTTTCCTTTCCTCGATACTCTCCCCTTCCATGCTGGAAAAATTATTCGTAATGAATTTGATACCAAAATGATTGCCGATATGATCGTGAGCAAAGAAAAAACGACTCTTATCACCACAAATCTCTCTGATAATATCGGATTCATTCAATCATTCACACAAAAGGGGTTTTGACAGGTATCTGATATCGGTATTTCATTTGCCTCAGGCATCACCTCGACTCTTGTTTTTGTTATTCTTTTTTCCCTGGTAACCTTTTTGACACTTCTTGAGAGAAAACGACTTCTCAAATGGTTTTTTCGCACACTTCCACAAAATCTCTGAAAATATTTTAAGCATCGACAAGAAGCTATAGGCGATGCTCTGCACTCTTGGCTCAAAGGTCAGACGAAGCTTGTTGGCCTTATGTTTACGTTGAATTTTGTTGGTTTATGGATTATCTCTCTCTTTGGAGTACCTGTAGAAAATATTTTTGCTCTCGCACTGATAGCGTGAATGATGGAATTTGTGCCGTATGTTGGACCATTATTCGCATGGGTAACAGCATTTTTGATGGTGCTCGTCAGCCCAACAGCAGGCATAGGGTCTCTCGTGGCGATCTCTGGTTTGTATATCTTTTTCCAGTGGGTTGAGGGCAATATTATGGTGCCCATGGTGATGAGCAGAACTCTCAATCTCTCCCCTCTCTACATACTCCTCATGACGCTCGTCGGGGCTACACTCGGCGGTATGATCGGCGTGCTCATTTCTGTACCGCTTGCTTCTATACTCCACATTTTTTATGTAGACTGGATGCACTATAGAAAAAATCTCTCAGAAGAATAG
- a CDS encoding sortase, giving the protein MNIWRDISHPHKHQHSSLAYEVFDTTHDVLDWVEHTEHTFQKKHHWFKKIRSLFHFTLFTSILFFVLLLVANWSAYTAFVYAFLVPSQLVETQKAIEGSIAQSQIMNSAPSDDPAEMIRQARMQKIMKRQLVQKQVTTQEIGLSYFDQDIADISLSLEITPYEDRILIPRIGKNIPLINVEHMDASNSKEWNTVFMKELENGIIKYPGSADPGAEGNSFIFGHSSNYPWAKGKYNDVFALLNEVQLGDEIVVFFKQRKYVYVVREKTVVKPGHVSSLGETPEKKQLTLMTCWPLGTTLNRLLVITELKPNTKISKSII; this is encoded by the coding sequence ATGAATATCTGGCGAGACATCTCACATCCCCACAAACATCAGCATTCATCTTTGGCTTATGAGGTGTTTGATACGACTCATGATGTCCTTGACTGGGTGGAACATACAGAACATACATTTCAAAAAAAACATCATTGGTTCAAGAAAATACGATCCCTTTTTCATTTTACACTTTTTACGAGTATCCTATTTTTTGTGTTATTGTTAGTGGCTAACTGGTCTGCTTATACAGCTTTTGTTTACGCTTTTTTGGTACCTTCACAACTTGTAGAGACACAAAAGGCCATAGAAGGCAGTATTGCACAATCCCAAATAATGAACTCTGCGCCATCGGATGATCCAGCCGAGATGATTCGACAGGCCAGAATGCAGAAAATTATGAAAAGACAGCTTGTGCAAAAGCAGGTTACGACACAAGAGATAGGGCTCTCCTATTTTGATCAAGATATTGCTGATATTTCTCTTTCGCTCGAGATAACGCCGTATGAAGATAGGATATTGATTCCCCGAATCGGAAAGAATATCCCACTTATCAATGTAGAACATATGGATGCTTCTAATTCCAAAGAGTGGAATACGGTCTTTATGAAAGAACTCGAAAATGGTATCATAAAATACCCATGATCTGCTGATCCTGGGGCTGAAGGGAATAGTTTTATTTTTGGACATAGCTCGAATTATCCATGGGCGAAAGGGAAGTATAACGATGTTTTTGCTCTCCTCAACGAGGTACAATTGGGAGACGAGATTGTTGTTTTTTTCAAACAAAGAAAATACGTCTATGTGGTTCGTGAGAAGACCGTCGTAAAACCAGGGCACGTTTCTTCTCTGGGTGAAACTCCTGAAAAAAAACAACTCACTTTAATGACGTGTTGGCCACTGGGAACGACGCTCAATAGACTTCTTGTTATTACTGAGCTGAAACCAAATACAAAAATTTCCAAAAGTATCATCTAA
- a CDS encoding MFS transporter, producing MVQIVTPEIPEKERLLKNFFNVIGVYGALWIIFHLTSVFFFGFIVGSPLLVGIFLGIGNIWSMLIDVPLSTIQRHVSSKTMLSVANAMMLVAAIFFLYLVYSSFDAGFKLSGTILEITKNFFTNGVNILLLFIIGILYGTVKEIYDIVTLSYLLSHADPSEYDKVLSKNNIYFGIGTVAGVLLSIPVLGFQTQSVQMILFLLIFLIALSWIFIQYYFDNSQEVFDLNKVKNLHILEEVKDLEKTSQTYIQKNISTLDFEQAKQGAQYLILRPKELAAQVDWSDMWQKIKQEYRMIYMLVLSKHSFVPMLLWTTGGILLFGCWDNVATTFFVNFLDGSLQNVSWVKSIIQSGFILIGIIAIPAYVLQGFWIKQAEKFGKFNIIVVGLFFSGISLFLLALFGRMENLAGLMLVVCMGLLNSAGYAAGYPMSQAIFADEYSRAYAKANNTTVINADAAAAPLKILNNFANAVGLIFGGALITFSGFTGMFIIYGSLLILWGILSLRKRTSWKLG from the coding sequence ATGGTACAAATAGTCACTCCAGAAATACCAGAAAAAGAGCGTCTTTTAAAGAATTTTTTTAATGTCATAGGGGTGTATTGAGCTCTCTGGATTATCTTTCATTTGACCAGTGTCTTTTTCTTTGGTTTTATCGTGGGATCTCCACTTTTGGTGGGGATATTCCTCGGTATTGGTAATATATGGTCTATGCTTATAGATGTACCTTTGAGTACCATTCAGAGACATGTTTCTTCAAAGACTATGCTCTCAGTGGCCAATGCCATGATGCTGGTAGCTGCCATCTTTTTTCTCTATCTCGTCTATTCATCATTTGATGCGGGATTTAAGTTAAGTGGGACGATTCTCGAAATCACAAAAAACTTTTTCACAAACGGTGTCAATATACTCCTTCTTTTTATCATAGGAATCCTCTATGGGACGGTCAAAGAAATATATGATATCGTGACGCTTTCATACCTTCTCAGTCACGCTGATCCATCAGAATACGACAAGGTTCTTTCAAAAAATAATATTTATTTTGGTATATGAACAGTCGCCGGGGTACTTTTGTCCATCCCAGTGCTATGATTTCAGACACAATCAGTTCAGATGATTCTTTTTCTTCTTATTTTTTTGATTGCTCTTTCTTGGATTTTTATCCAGTATTATTTTGATAATTCCCAAGAAGTATTTGATCTGAACAAGGTCAAAAATCTCCATATACTTGAGGAGGTGAAAGATCTCGAAAAAACCTCTCAAACCTATATCCAAAAAAATATTTCCACACTGGATTTCGAGCAAGCAAAACAGTGAGCACAATACCTTATTTTGAGACCAAAAGAACTTGCAGCACAAGTTGACTGGTCAGATATGTGGCAAAAAATCAAGCAAGAATATAGGATGATCTATATGCTGGTTCTCAGTAAACACTCTTTTGTTCCTATGCTTCTTTGGACAACATGAGGAATCCTCCTTTTTGGTTGCTGGGATAATGTAGCAACGACCTTCTTTGTGAATTTTCTCGATGGTTCCCTTCAGAATGTAAGCTGGGTCAAGAGTATCATCCAGAGTGGATTTATACTGATAGGTATTATAGCCATTCCTGCCTATGTTCTCCAGGGATTTTGGATTAAACAGGCAGAGAAATTTGGAAAATTTAATATTATCGTTGTCTGACTCTTTTTTTCGTGAATCTCGCTTTTCCTTCTCGCTCTTTTTGGACGAATGGAGAATCTCGCTGGGCTGATGCTCGTCGTCTGCATGGGGCTTCTTAATAGCGCATGATATGCAGCAGGATATCCGATGAGCCAGGCCATATTTGCTGATGAATACAGTCGAGCGTATGCAAAAGCAAATAATACAACTGTTATCAATGCCGATGCTGCCGCCGCTCCTCTGAAGATTTTAAACAACTTTGCCAATGCTGTTGGATTGATATTCTGATGAGCATTGATTACTTTTTCTGGTTTTACGGGAATGTTTATTATCTACGGTTCATTATTGATTTTGTGGGGTATACTGAGTCTCAGAAAGCGTACATCGTGGAAATTATGATAA
- a CDS encoding zinc ribbon domain-containing protein, with amino-acid sequence MPHYCIACSMPLIDPSDCPNGDLLSPSCIHCTDENGHIKPCEEIFEGGVQFFMQATGLSRDTAVRIVRKNMRELPYWDGNTSECLTGDVATDEEFKAVLSQL; translated from the coding sequence ATGCCACATTATTGCATCGCTTGTAGTATGCCCCTTATTGATCCCAGTGATTGTCCCAATGGTGATCTACTATCTCCAAGCTGCATTCATTGCACGGATGAGAATGGACATATAAAACCCTGTGAGGAAATATTTGAGTGAGGCGTACAATTTTTTATGCAGGCAACAGGACTGTCTCGAGATACTGCTGTTCGGATTGTTCGCAAAAATATGCGAGAATTACCTTATTGGGATGGTAATACTTCAGAGTGTCTCACAGGAGACGTCGCAACTGATGAAGAATTTAAAGCCGTGCTGAGTCAGTTATAG
- a CDS encoding DNA translocase FtsK, which yields MGRRKQTFGLTHTTQTMIIGALLVFLSVLVFFADKEYLTRYLTPLFGIYFRWFFSPVALLTGLHMFIGKSSFDLRRGLGLILFWLSSVSLWSFIVDEPLVKKLFFDIHTPLIRTFDTIPAMTLIIGVLLFSLYLLFHVSYRRILGKMGNATGYVYQKQIDVLNTFGDSLRERQQEKKKVPVIDRRIKDRNATLNSTIEKLSSSQYAGMVPQKISFFDKIRINGGMLASPSDVPKGVPPISPAVRSIPIITKNISSEKPKEPHQFKGIWNYPRSDLLIFHPKGKPLTKEEVELQSAIIERTLLQFKIEVHMAGYQVGPTVTQYRLRPADGSRLNKIEALKKDLTLALKAKSIRIQAPIPGLGLVGIEVPNDRRDIVSLREIVESPQFSKHNSKLALCVGSGIAGDPIVCDLKEMPHLLIAGQTGSGKSVGMNGFLISLLLRNSPAELRMIMIDPKRVELSIYNGIPHLLVPVINNPDKALNALKWSVAEMIRRYDVLTELRCRNLSEYNAKVSGDLKMPAIVIVIDELADLMMRGNKKDVENVIARIAQMARAVGMHLIVATQRPSVDVITGLIKANIPSRIAFTVASQVDSRTILDRVGADDLLGKGDMLYSPSGIMEPERVQGVFVKTDEVEHVINYIKLHTDADIAGNMYDMSIIEGERHDGPGDINGDGAADEEDDMIIQQAIEVVRSSGKASTSLLQRRLKLGYARAARVMDALEEMGIVGPSEGSKPREVY from the coding sequence ATGTGACGACGTAAACAAACATTTTGATTGACCCATACGACTCAGACGATGATTATAGGGGCCCTATTGGTATTTTTATCGGTCCTTGTTTTCTTTGCAGATAAGGAATATCTGACTCGGTATCTTACTCCACTTTTTGGGATATATTTTCGATGGTTTTTTTCTCCTGTTGCGCTTTTGACAGGACTGCATATGTTTATTGGGAAGAGTTCCTTTGATCTCCGTCGTGGCCTCGGATTGATTCTTTTTTGGCTTTCAAGTGTCTCTCTGTGGAGCTTTATAGTGGATGAGCCATTGGTGAAGAAACTATTTTTTGATATTCATACTCCGCTCATTCGTACCTTTGATACGATTCCTGCGATGACTCTTATTATAGGTGTTCTTCTTTTTTCTCTCTATCTTCTTTTTCATGTTTCCTATCGTCGTATTCTCGGAAAAATGTGAAATGCGACAGGATATGTGTATCAAAAACAAATCGATGTCCTGAATACATTTGGTGATTCTCTCCGAGAAAGACAACAAGAAAAGAAAAAGGTCCCCGTTATTGACCGTCGTATAAAGGATAGAAATGCAACCCTCAATTCAACTATTGAAAAATTATCATCTTCGCAATATGCATGAATGGTGCCTCAAAAAATCTCATTTTTTGACAAGATTCGCATCAATGGAGGTATGCTGGCCTCACCTTCTGATGTACCAAAATGAGTTCCCCCTATTTCTCCAGCTGTACGGTCGATCCCAATCATAACTAAAAATATCTCTTCAGAAAAACCAAAAGAACCTCATCAATTTAAATGAATATGGAATTACCCACGGTCTGATTTATTGATCTTTCATCCCAAAGGAAAACCTCTCACAAAAGAAGAAGTTGAGCTCCAGTCTGCCATTATTGAGCGAACACTGCTCCAGTTTAAGATAGAGGTTCATATGGCCGGATACCAGGTGTGACCCACTGTGACACAATATCGCCTTCGTCCAGCAGACGGATCTCGGCTTAATAAAATCGAAGCCCTCAAAAAAGATCTTACACTGGCGCTAAAAGCAAAAAGTATTCGTATACAGGCCCCTATACCGGGTCTTGGACTGGTGGGTATTGAGGTGCCAAATGATAGGCGCGATATCGTATCACTTCGAGAAATTGTGGAATCACCACAATTTTCGAAGCACAATTCCAAGCTGGCACTTTGTGTCGGATCGGGTATTGCTGGAGACCCTATTGTGTGTGATCTGAAAGAGATGCCGCATCTCCTGATAGCTGGACAAACCGGCTCTGGTAAATCGGTTGGAATGAATGGATTCCTGATCTCTCTCTTACTCCGTAATTCCCCTGCAGAACTTCGGATGATCATGATAGATCCAAAACGCGTAGAGCTCTCTATATACAATGGTATCCCACATCTTCTCGTCCCTGTAATCAATAATCCTGATAAAGCCCTTAACGCTCTGAAATGGTCAGTTGCCGAGATGATTCGTCGATATGACGTATTGACCGAATTGCGATGTAGAAATCTCAGTGAATATAATGCGAAGGTTTCTGGAGACTTAAAAATGCCAGCTATCGTGATTGTCATAGATGAGTTGGCTGACCTGATGATGCGAGGGAATAAGAAAGATGTAGAAAATGTGATCGCTCGTATCGCACAAATGGCGCGAGCGGTGGGTATGCACTTGATTGTCGCGACTCAGCGTCCTTCCGTGGATGTTATTACGGGTCTCATTAAGGCAAATATCCCAAGCCGTATTGCTTTTACGGTCGCTTCACAAGTAGATTCGCGCACGATACTGGATCGTGTCTGAGCTGATGATCTCCTTGGCAAAGGAGATATGCTCTATTCTCCGAGTGGCATCATGGAACCAGAAAGAGTTCAGTGAGTATTTGTAAAGACAGACGAAGTAGAACACGTGATAAATTATATCAAGCTCCACACGGATGCCGATATAGCCGGAAATATGTATGATATGAGTATTATTGAGTGAGAAAGACATGATGGTCCTGGCGATATCAATGGTGATGGAGCTGCAGATGAAGAAGATGATATGATTATTCAGCAGGCCATAGAAGTAGTTCGGTCCAGTGGAAAAGCTTCAACATCACTCCTCCAGAGACGCCTGAAGCTCTGATATGCGAGAGCAGCTCGTGTGATGGACGCACTTGAAGAAATGGGTATTGTGGGTCCTTCGGAGGGTAGTAAACCGAGAGAAGTTTATTAA
- a CDS encoding FAD-dependent oxidoreductase, giving the protein MKHYPLIIIGTGSAGLPAGMYASRYGIQNLIIGAQPGGALATSHCVENYPGTLSESGGDIMKKFEEHAKISGSEVVYDTVVKITTKVTSDEGRVGSARNSELGTGNFLITTARKEEYTCDYLIYATGNAYRHLNIPGEDRLLGAGVSYCATCDGNFFRGRDIIVVGGGDSAFTEALYLAHLCKSVKILVRKDKPKAEQIWVDKVMQESNMEIIFHTELAEINGQFGVESVTTTDGRVIPTQGVFVAVGSVPSIELIKDLGVTTDEEGCIIVDAHQKSSNNYLYAAGDVTTNSAKFRQTIMSAAEGCLAAHSIHEAMLRDGTPMKSL; this is encoded by the coding sequence ATGAAACACTACCCCCTTATTATTATCGGAACTTGATCTGCTGGACTTCCTGCGGGTATGTATGCGAGTCGTTATGGAATTCAAAATCTCATCATCGGCGCACAGCCAGGTGGTGCGCTCGCTACTTCACATTGTGTCGAAAATTATCCAGGAACTCTCTCTGAGTCTGGGGGCGATATTATGAAAAAATTTGAAGAACATGCGAAAATATCAGGATCTGAAGTGGTGTATGACACTGTAGTAAAAATAACCACAAAAGTGACGAGTGACGAGTGACGAGTTGGTTCCGCTCGGAACTCGGAACTCGGAACTGGTAATTTTTTAATTACCACTGCTCGAAAGGAAGAATACACCTGTGACTATCTCATCTACGCGACGGGTAACGCGTACCGACATTTGAATATTCCTGGTGAAGATCGACTCCTCGGGGCTGGCGTTTCTTATTGCGCTACTTGTGATGGCAATTTTTTCCGTGGTCGCGATATCATCGTCGTGGGCGGGGGTGATTCTGCCTTTACTGAGGCGCTCTATCTCGCTCATCTCTGTAAAAGCGTCAAAATCCTTGTCCGTAAAGACAAGCCAAAAGCTGAGCAAATCTGGGTGGATAAAGTCATGCAGGAGTCAAATATGGAGATTATTTTCCATACTGAGCTCGCAGAAATCAATGGTCAATTTGGCGTCGAATCTGTCACAACAACGGATGGAAGGGTTATCCCAACTCAGGGCGTATTTGTCGCCGTTGGTTCAGTGCCAAGTATCGAGCTTATCAAAGATCTCTGAGTCACTACTGATGAAGAAGGATGTATCATCGTCGATGCCCATCAAAAAAGTTCCAATAACTACCTCTATGCTGCTGGAGACGTTACAACAAATTCTGCCAAATTTCGTCAAACTATTATGTCTGCAGCTGAATGATGCCTTGCGGCACACTCTATCCATGAAGCTATGCTCAGAGATGGTACTCCGATGAAATCCCTCTAA
- a CDS encoding nucleotidyltransferase domain-containing protein yields the protein MSRLMNSRRTSYDVHFPYITLQLLDKVRVLLKEFPEIQEAWIFGIHALGNAKPTSDIDIALSGKVNEKLLLQINSILHQKLNISRKTPCIHYESTEIVLRNHIERDGVKIYDCDEDFSDPHAKRKKRDIIL from the coding sequence ATGTCTCGATTGATGAATTCCCGTCGTACTTCGTATGATGTTCATTTCCCCTATATCACCCTCCAGCTCCTCGATAAGGTACGAGTATTACTAAAAGAATTTCCCGAAATACAAGAAGCATGGATTTTTGGTATTCATGCTCTCTGAAATGCAAAACCAACTTCTGATATCGATATAGCCCTCTCATGAAAGGTCAATGAAAAACTTCTCCTCCAGATAAATTCGATTCTGCATCAAAAACTCAACATCTCACGCAAAACACCCTGTATCCACTATGAAAGCACTGAGATAGTCCTCAGAAATCATATCGAGCGAGATGGTGTCAAAATCTATGATTGTGATGAAGATTTTTCTGACCCCCATGCCAAGAGGAAGAAACGGGATATTATTTTATAA
- a CDS encoding class I SAM-dependent RNA methyltransferase, whose product MKKNEILSNITVEKLILGGTGLATDPTSGKRIIISGGAIPGSVVDIRVVKNRSNRIEGQILNVVKKSPLEASLPEHFQVYGGCRWLPIPYEEQTKIKEQQIREVFHHVPELTKNTAWHPIQASPEIHGYRNKVEFSWGKYISGREGIHAEYRFGFHAAGQFDRIVDCSYCVLGDEITNTLFHIFDQFARESRLPTYDTKMYQGFWRHLVIRRGKKTNETMVILSVNTHFLGEKTDSVVEDFRIALKSLIHIFEEKKITVDSFYLLHNTGRADIVQGDYELISGSPTISEKLFDLTFDISPRSFFQTNTLGAEVLYKTTQELIQTKNPIIFDLYAGTGTIGMIVAGQAQKVYSVEIVASASEDNVRNLEKNTIKNVEVINAPVEDFLKEWKNKSYSHPPRRNSHRIEFDINSQKKNTIQLGTLNSELGTGEAPDVIIIDPPRAGMHPDAPSIIREFLPKEIIYVSCNPATLARDLIILCGENNYTLTDIVPVDMFPHTHHIETIVRLEKQEI is encoded by the coding sequence ATGAAAAAGAACGAGATACTCTCAAATATTACTGTAGAAAAACTGATTCTCTGAGGTACAGGTCTTGCGACAGATCCGACATCCGGGAAAAGGATTATTATTTCTGGTGGAGCCATCCCGTGAAGTGTGGTCGATATCCGTGTAGTAAAAAATCGGTCAAATCGTATCGAAGGACAAATTCTCAATGTGGTGAAGAAATCCCCACTCGAAGCATCGCTTCCAGAGCATTTTCAGGTCTATGGAGGATGCCGATGGCTCCCAATTCCTTATGAAGAACAGACAAAAATAAAAGAACAACAAATTCGAGAAGTCTTTCATCATGTGCCAGAACTTACCAAAAATACCGCGTGGCATCCAATTCAAGCATCACCAGAAATACACGGATATCGCAATAAGGTAGAATTTAGCTGGGGAAAATATATCTCCTGACGAGAATGAATTCACGCGGAATATCGATTTGGATTCCACGCTGCAGGACAATTTGATAGAATCGTGGATTGCAGCTATTGTGTTCTCGGTGATGAGATAACCAATACTCTCTTTCATATTTTTGATCAGTTTGCACGAGAAAGTCGACTCCCAACCTATGATACCAAGATGTATCAATGATTTTGGCGACACCTCGTCATCCGACGAGGCAAAAAGACCAATGAAACGATGGTGATTCTCTCAGTGAATACTCATTTTCTCTGAGAAAAAACAGATTCAGTGGTAGAAGATTTTCGCATAGCGTTGAAATCGCTCATTCATATTTTTGAAGAGAAGAAGATAACCGTTGATTCGTTTTATCTCCTCCACAACACTGGTCGAGCCGATATTGTCCAATGAGACTACGAACTTATCAGTTGAAGTCCCACTATTTCTGAAAAACTCTTTGACCTGACCTTTGATATCAGCCCTCGGAGCTTTTTTCAAACAAACACCCTTGGTGCTGAAGTACTCTACAAGACGACACAGGAACTGATCCAGACAAAGAACCCAATTATTTTTGACCTCTACGCTGGGACAGGCACTATTGGCATGATCGTAGCAGGACAAGCACAAAAAGTATACTCTGTAGAAATAGTTGCTTCCGCGAGCGAGGATAATGTAAGAAATCTTGAGAAGAATACAATCAAAAATGTGGAGGTCATCAACGCTCCGGTAGAGGATTTTCTCAAGGAATGGAAAAATAAAAGTTATAGTCATCCGCCTAGGCGGAACAGTCATAGGATTGAATTTGATATTAATTCACAGAAAAAAAATACCATACAACTCTGAACTCTGAACTCTGAACTCTGAACTGGCGAAGCCCCCGATGTCATAATTATAGATCCGCCGAGAGCTGGTATGCATCCTGATGCTCCATCCATTATTCGAGAATTTTTACCAAAAGAAATCATCTATGTCAGTTGCAATCCTGCCACTCTTGCTCGAGACCTCATCATTCTCTGTGGAGAAAACAACTATACTCTGACTGATATTGTGCCAGTGGATATGTTCCCTCATACGCACCATATTGAGACAATTGTACGACTTGAGAAGCAAGAGATATAA
- a CDS encoding DUF1003 domain-containing protein, whose product MKEINFSTLLEVQRDHLDKLNLIVKDAIKEEGLIVNKIAGPGAEKVSTAQRTADWITWFSGSMPFLVLNAVLFGIWILINTFPIGIPFFDPYPFGLLTMIVSLEAIFLSCFVLISQNRQEEKDRQRSENDYLINLKAEIEVRSLHQKVDLLLQEQIETLYDTQAQQIKMLEEITKKLKHMPKNQGKSRL is encoded by the coding sequence ATGAAAGAAATAAATTTTAGTACTCTCTTGGAAGTTCAGCGAGATCATCTCGACAAACTCAACCTGATAGTGAAAGATGCGATAAAGGAAGAAGGACTTATTGTCAATAAGATCGCATGACCAGGTGCGGAAAAGGTATCTACAGCACAAAGAACGGCTGATTGGATTACATGGTTTAGTGGTAGTATGCCATTTTTAGTACTCAATGCAGTATTATTTGGAATATGGATTCTCATAAACACTTTTCCTATTGGCATACCATTTTTTGATCCCTATCCTTTCGGTCTTCTCACGATGATTGTGTCATTAGAGGCCATTTTTTTATCGTGCTTTGTCTTGATTAGTCAAAACCGACAAGAAGAGAAGGACCGTCAGAGAAGCGAAAATGACTATCTCATCAATCTCAAAGCCGAAATAGAAGTCAGAAGTCTTCATCAAAAAGTCGATCTCTTATTACAGGAACAAATAGAAACACTCTATGATACCCAGGCACAACAAATAAAAATGCTCGAAGAAATCACGAAAAAGCTTAAACATATGCCAAAAAATCAATGAAAATCAAGATTGTAA
- the ssb gene encoding single-stranded DNA-binding protein codes for MYSLNRAQLIGNTTGDPEVRALPNGQRVANFSIATNRRYTDSAGVQQDVPEYHNVVMFGKLAEIAEQYVHKGNKLYIEGRIQTRSWEDQAGQKKYKTEVVVEDMIMLTPKGSSGEGFHSPASDPTSSSSEENAAVHTTIPPQEERVSIEDVPF; via the coding sequence ATGTACTCTCTCAATCGAGCTCAGCTCATCGGCAATACCACTGGAGATCCAGAGGTCCGTGCGCTCCCAAATGGTCAGCGTGTTGCTAACTTTTCTATTGCCACCAATCGTCGCTATACAGATAGCGCTGGTGTTCAGCAGGATGTCCCAGAATATCATAATGTCGTGATGTTTGGGAAACTCGCTGAGATTGCAGAGCAGTATGTGCATAAATGAAATAAGCTCTATATCGAAGGGCGTATTCAGACAAGAAGCTGGGAAGACCAAGCTGGTCAAAAAAAATATAAAACGGAAGTAGTAGTGGAAGATATGATTATGCTGACACCAAAGGGATCAAGTTGAGAAGGGTTTCATTCACCTGCTAGTGATCCCACATCATCATCAAGTGAAGAAAATGCTGCTGTTCATACCACGATTCCACCACAGGAAGAGCGCGTTTCTATCGAAGATGTTCCATTTTAA